The Mannheimia granulomatis sequence TATCTCTTATGAATCAAATTTAAAAGAGGCAAAAGAGATTCTGCAACATATCTTAGAAACAAATACTTATGTATTAAAAGATCCTGCTCCGGTAATTGCTGTAGGTGCTTTAGCCCCACATAGCGTACAATTAGTGGCTCGCCCTTGGGTACAAACACCTAATTATTGGCCAGCTTATTGGGAAATTATTGAACAGGTAAAATTAGAATTTAGTAATGCCGGCGTATCCATTCCTTACAACCAAATGGAATTGCATATTAAAAGTGGTGCCCTTGAGACTAAAGATTAAAACAAGCGGTCGTTTTTAGATAAAATTTTGCAAATTCTAAGCGAAGGTTTATACTCTTACAAAACGAGTTGAAAACAGGAGCATATTATGCGTATTGATACCTCTGAACTGTGCGATCTTTATTCTGATCAAGTTGATGTTGTTGAACCGATTTTCTCCAGCTTTGGCGGTGCGTCATCTTTCTTCGGTAAGATCACAACGGTCAAGTGTTTTGAAAGTAACGGCTTAATAGCAGAAGTATTGGAAGAAGACGGCGAAGGGCGAGTGTTATTAGTTGATGGCGGTGGTGCCGTTCGTCGTGCATTAATTGATGCGGAATTGGCTCAGCTTGCTGTTGATAACGGCTGGGAAGGCATTATCGTTTATGGTGCGGTTCGCCAACTGGATATTTTGGAAAAATTAGATATCGGTATTCACGCTCTTGCCCCTATTCCGGTAGGTGCAGATAACACAGATGTGGGCGAGGTCGATACACCGGTCAATTTCGGTGGTGTTACTTTCTTCCCGGAAGATTATATTTATGCAGATTTAACCGGCATTATCTTATCACCAGAATTGCTTGATTTAAGCGACATTAATGAATAATCAGCTTTGACATTAGATAAAAAACCGACCATTGGGTCGGTTTTATTTTTAATATCAATTTAGTAATCTTTGATTTCAAACTCACGTTGTAGTTTTTCAATACTTTCAACCTGCTCGAAATCTTTAAACTTAGC is a genomic window containing:
- the rraA gene encoding ribonuclease E activity regulator RraA translates to MRIDTSELCDLYSDQVDVVEPIFSSFGGASSFFGKITTVKCFESNGLIAEVLEEDGEGRVLLVDGGGAVRRALIDAELAQLAVDNGWEGIIVYGAVRQLDILEKLDIGIHALAPIPVGADNTDVGEVDTPVNFGGVTFFPEDYIYADLTGIILSPELLDLSDINE